The Epinephelus lanceolatus isolate andai-2023 chromosome 13, ASM4190304v1, whole genome shotgun sequence genomic interval AAATTGAATAAAGTGAACCAGCACCAGGCAGGGCAGCTTTATTGGgacagcacatttcatacaccagggcaattcaaagtgctttacagagcaatattATCTACAAATAATAAAAGGATACAGATTAAGTGCAACGATACTTAAAATGATTTGAAATGGAGTAAAACTAGAACGACAGGTTCATATCGTCTGAAATGGGGGTACAAGTCAGGACCAATTTATGATACACGGCATAAGAGTGAACAGTGTTGAACATTTTGAATGATTTATGAAAGCTGCAAGGCCAATGTGTTCATTCATGAGATCAACATTTTGTAAATAATGTTGTAAATGGCCTTTATTGTGTGAGGAGCTTAAGTTTTCTAGGTTTTTCTTGTTCCCTTGTTCTTTCGTTTTCTTAAGCGTTGGATATAATGGTGTTGAACACTCTTGACAACAGTCTAGTAGGACCGACATGTTAGTGTTACTAATAAACTGAAGCTGAGCAGGAGCAGTGTGGGATTTTCTGCTGAAAGTCTCAAGCTACTGCTGAGCTGGAATAATGTTGGAAATAGAGCGTTCATGTGGTAAATGTGTCACTGAAGGTTAGGTAACAATGGCAAAGGTGTAACATGTGAACTAGAGCTGCAACAGTTAAcccattaaagggatagtgcacccaaaaatgaaaatgcccTTGCGAgtgcggtgcccagagaggcagtcagagctacaggctacaatgaggctaaaaacagagttcaaatgaggtttttccaaacaactttttatgtcggggcttcaggacacttggatcactacggacgagcagtatggagatattttgtggtttcaatgatgtgtttttggatgtttgaatctggggcgccgtcagcctccattaggtggagttgtgttgctacctcctctccccttggatctctgcaagtgatgtgaggactctaaaacttcacctgagcctccctcggcatatgggtgagtagataatggctgaattttcagttttggcTGCACTATTCCTTTAACCAGTTTgagtttaatgaaaaaaaaaatattcggAATGTTTCTCCTTTTTCAAAAGCTGTAAAATATGAGGAATATTCTGATTACCAGAGGCTTGGATTGACGCCATATGCAGTCGGAACAAGAGTCCACTTCAGCTCTGAGTTATTGCAGAGAAGTCTGGCACCAATCGCTGCTGCTGGTTTCATCTAAACAGAAAATATCTACAGTTTTCAAAATCAAATACATAAGGAGCAAATATCTGGCTACCAGATAAGAATTAACAGGATGTACAATTAGAATTTagcattaaccctttgaaacctggagtgacatcacttttcttgtgctgtttTCAGATGCCTTTCGCAAGTATTTAAATCTTTAAACCCTGATCGAATTGGTGTgattctttcaaaaacatgggcaGTGAGGAACTTGGTAAGAAGTGTCCCACAAATTGTGGGGGAGAAAACAGCTAGGGAAGCATTTATAAttgttatatttaaaaaaaaaaaaaaaaaaatctaattttcatgttttgaattttcCGTTTTTACTTTTCTTACAAATACTTTGcttatttcttcttttgttgtttgttgcctTCGTCCCAggttttttaaagaaacaagCCAATTTGCTGaagtttcaaagggttaaattaCTCAAGCATCAATGTGCTTCAAACAAAAATGCACCAAGAGTAAAGAAACTCACATTTTCACCCAGACACACAATTATTGCCAGAGCTCAGTGTCTTGCTGCAGGTCCTTCAACAAGAGCTCACACCTGAATTCAGTCACCTATAAATGGGCTCTCATCAGGCCAGGCTCCTCCcacttcctgctcctcctccagacCTGCTTTTCACAACAAAAGTAAACTGGATATCTTTGTGATGTggacagaaaaagacatttgaggatgtcGTCTTGGGCTTTAATGTTTTAcatcattttctgacattttatagaccaaacaagaatcaattaatcattcaaATATCACCAGATTGATTGACAATGAAAATGGCAGCCTTAATGTGAATCTACACATGTTCATCAACTTTCTTAGACAAGCATTATTCTGGTTATCTGCACATCATCAGAGTGGACTTGGTCTTGGATGCCAGTTAGCCTGCAGCAGAATGTAAAGACAGTTTAATTGCTGAAAGAAGTAAAGTGGTAGATGAGGAGCAGGGAGCTTTGTCTGCCACTGCTCATTGGTTTATCATTGGTTCTCTCTCATTTGTGTCTTCAGGTGCATGGCTTCTTCAAAGGCATGTCCTTCCCCGTCACCACCATCTCTTTGACGTCCTCAGTGGTGTTTGGCACGTACAGGAACTGCCTGCAGTGTCTGAGTCAGGCCAGAGGAGCTGGTTTTGGCCCGAACACCAAACTAGAAATCTTCCTGTCTGGCTTGGCGGGAGGTATAGCTCAGGTGACACATGCGGTTTTACACATCCTCTGAAAATGGGTGAATCATGTGCCTCAATAATCTGTGTTCTATCATCTGCAATTTAGACTTTAAAGGGTAATGCATAGTTTACCTCCATGTGTATATTTGGCACCTGAACACATTTCCCTCACCCCCCCAGGTGTTTACGCCttgtaggcagttttatttccTCATGTTTTGAGATATCTGCTTCTGAGACTTCTGCTGTTGCGTCTCTCCTTATCTGCCTCCAACAGACGTCAGTGATGTCTCCAGGTGACATCGTGAAAGTACGTCTGCAGTGTCAGACGGAGTCCAAGCGAGGAGGCACCAACATGCCCAAACCCAAGTACCGTGGTCCAGTTCATTGTCTGCTGAGCATCATCAAAGAGGAGGGGTTCATGGGGCTGTACAGAGGAGCGCTCCCGCTCATGCTGAGAGATGGACCGTCCTACGCTACGTACTTTCTGACGTATGCAACCATCTGTGAATGGCTGACGGACGGCAGCAAGAAAAGACCAGGTGAGCCAAGTCAAGTCAGCGCTTTCTTTCATGTAAAGGCTTCAGTTCTTTGTGATATACAAACTTGTAGCAGACAATCGGATCACAGGTGGACAGCAACATTtacaggtgtgaatgcaccctcACTCTTTAGATCCAATCAAACTGGTACGCATATGATCACATGCTTTCAGCAGTGTGTACGCTCATGTGTCCGCCCACCTATCTGATGTCATTGCTTATCTGACGCCCCACTGGACAAGAAAATTTTTGTTGGTGCAGTTGCACAGATGCAGAGCTAAAGGACCATCTCTGGGGTCACTCTACCCTCAGTGAACAGTCTGTTCAAtgtctgcctggttagcacaagctagcATAGCAGCAGCTGTTAAAAGGTCCCAgcaaactcacaccaacaccaaaATGGCTCAACTCTGGCGTTAAGTTATTTTAGCCGTGTGATGTTAACAGTTATTcctgtccttgtgtgtgtgcaggcagacTCTCCCTAACTCCTCTCAgcatggagctcacactcctgcagcagtagtctTCTTTCTTAGGCTTTTCACAGTGCATATTAGCCCGGGGCCAAAGATAGTCCTGGGCTCCTTCTCACACACTCATCATTGACCCAGAGTTAACCTAAGCCCAGGGCTGTTTGATTCACACCGCACTTCCACAGTCCCTGGGCTCAGTGTCCTTTGAACAACAcaaataatgtttacatttgagaATAATGAGCGACGACTCTTTAACAGCAAGAAGCAACATGAAGATGTCCCCATTAGCAGGGCTTCATGTGAGAGCTGTGCTGAAAAGAAGACCTCTATTATTTATCTTTAAGGAAGTTTTTTCTGGTCatattgttgttttaatttgcttGCTAGGTACCTCCAGTTTCGTTTAGCAATAGTTACCTTGGttacaatataaacatacagCATGCATGTACTGATGGCATGATGAAGAAGTCATGTGACTGGACaacaaaaatgtgatgaaaatttCATTAGCTCTGTTTCACGTTGGCAACTTTTAGCCTCGTGTTTAGTAGATATTCAGGGGATAAACTGCAGGCTAACCCTGCACCGGAGCAGGGCCAGAAAACCAAAAGCTACACATTGGGATGTGCCAGCGTGAAAAAGATCCTCAACCCCAGGCTAACAGCTTCCTTAAGCTGGAGCtaagtgcagtgtgaaaaggGCTCTGCAGCAGTGAAGCAGAGGGACTGCAGGGTGCGCTAGCTTGTCTCATGACGAACACAGAAACGTCACTTTTggtctttgcaaatggaaaagATGTAGCCTACATGTTTATTTGACTATAGAGGGGGACCAAGTAGTTACTCGAGGCATGTCGAGACACATTGTCATGGCAGGAGTGAACAGACAGATTTAGAGTTTAGTTTCGTTTATTTAAagagatagtgcacccaaaaatgaaaattcagccattatctactcacccatatgccgagggaggctcaggtgaagttttagagtcctcacaacacttgcagagatccaaggggagagaaggtagcaacacaactccacctaatggaggctgacgacGCCCCaaattcaaacgtccaaaaacacataattgaaaccacaaaatatctccatactgctcgtccgtagtgatccaagtgtcctgaagccccgacataaaaagttgttgcacagagaggcagttagagctacaggctacaatgaggctaaaaacagagttcaaatgaggtttttccaaacaactttttatgtcggggcttcaggacacttggatcactacagacgagcagtatggagatattttgtggtttcaattatgtgtttttggacgtttgaatctggggcgccgtcagcctccattaggtggagttgtgttgctacctcctctccccttggatctctgcaagtgatgtgaggactctaaaacttcaccagggcctccctcggcatatgggttagtagataatggctgaatttacatttttgggtgcactatccctttaatgggGCCATGCACAACACAGCTGTTGAGCCAGAGTTAGCTGTATAGCTAATTCCCATCTGCGTTCCCTGAGCAGGAGAATAATAAAAAGACAACAGAGTATAATATAGTCTGTTGAAAGCAACAGGGATGCACCCGACTCAGATTTATGTTAGTCGAATGAGATTCATACAAATATtcaatgattttctttttttcccaaatacattttaaagtgtgAACAGGCTCAGTGAGACGTGGCATTCACTCATAATAGTGAACAAGCTAACTATGCTTACGATGATCGGAAACGTGCAACATTATATTTTTGCCGACACTACatgtcaaacaaaagccagagactgtgttgtATTGAGCAGCTGTGAACTCAACAAGTccaagaagaagagagaagataacGTTATCTGGGAGCCTTACAGTtgaaagtttctcctcctctgtgccgctGCATCATGTCCACAGCTGTCTGTAACAAGGAATATTGTGAAAGACGAGCGATCACTCTGCAGCATAATCTGGGGTCCAAAACGTCCCCAGAAGTAACATACTGGCTGCTcgacttgaagcaatctcagtcgactgaggggtctccgacTGATGATTCCAATCTCCAACTTTCAAGGGGGCAGCCCAAGAAAGCAAATCGGTTTGCAAGCAAGGcatcacacataaacacatcaaACAGATATATATCAGTGAGTTATGTGATGATTTTTGCTCTTAAATATAATCAACATTCATAGTAATAAAATATCTGATAAACGTGTGAAGGTAACTGTTCAATCAAAGCTCTTGTTCGTATCTCTGGTTCAGTTATTATGTTATAAAGTCATGTGCTTAAAGGCAGATACTAAAAATCTTTCCCCTTTACAGTACAAATTCCTCGAGGATTTAAAAAGACaagttaaaaattaaaatgtcagtgtATCCCTTTAACGTCAGCGTCTTTTCCTTTCCTCCAGATTGGAGTGGTGTGATGTTTGCCGGTGGAGTAGCAGGGATCGTAGGTTGGACTATAGGAACACCCATGGACGTGATCAAAGCCCGCCTGCAGGTGGACGGAGCGCGGGAGACGAGGCGATACAAAGGCTTCTTCCACTGCATCACGGAGACGGCAAGGGTGGAGGGAGCGGGGGTGTTCTTCAAGAGCTTAGGCATCAACTGTCTGCGCGCTTTCCCCGTCAACATGGTGGTGTTTGTTACGTACGAGGTTCTCACCGGGTTCCTGCGAGACGGACCCGACAGCGTTGACCCTCCTCGGATGGGGTTCGAATAGTATTGACTGACGCTGTTGTCGAGGCCACGTATTCTGTTGGAGTTTATGTTTAATGCTGATGTTTTACAGACATGATGGCGAGGAGATTTGGCAACTGTTGCACTGCAGTATTTTAATATTTGAGCTGTTACATGTTTAATAATCAGTTAGGTCAGTATTACATCCTAATATGCTCAGGGACTAACATATCAGTAATATAGACAGTGCTGGTACCAGACTGAACCAGCAAACgtttcaccactagatggcccCCCAGGCCAGCTTGTTACCGTCTTCTCTCCTTGTGCTGTGTATTTATGACGAGAGAACACTCTGCACAGCTGGTGTAGTGTTTCAGAAGAGGAGCAGCGCACTAATAAAGCTCACCGGTGTTTAGATTGCTAAAACATAAGTTATATTTAACTGCTCTCAAGACCCATTGATGGTCTTGAGTGTGGAGTTTTACGAATGAGCTGCAGGACGCGCAATCTACAGCGTGATACCCGTCCAGTCCCACTCTGCATGTATGCATATTTAAACAGCCATGACTCATATGCAGCTCAGCAGCAGAATGGCAAAGCTGGACGATTTGAATTAAACACATTATGTTGGTATTTTTAAATCCTGATGAACTGGATCTATGAAAGAAGTGTTTTATAAATAGAATTGTAGTAAGAAAGCAGCCCAGGAGCCTGAAGggaatgttggcattgtacgtttctgcaaaccaccgtTTCTGTTTctatgagctgactttgccaTCAGGTGTTAGAGGGAATGGCTGATGGCATGGCACCTTGGCGAGACCACCGTTCAAGACCAGCAAAcagcaaaactggttgttttttttagagcTGTTGCGTGtatccagcggctttttagtcATCAAAcgcgggtgttttttagtgactcaCCGCTGTTTTTCCACCGGGGAGAGTGGCAcgaaaagtgggtgttttttactgagacgttgctgcatttcctgccgggattGTTCCCTACAAGAAATGGTTTATATTTTACAAACATTGCTGCGTTTTCTGTCGGAACAGGTCTTTGAAAAAAGtcgttttttactgagacattgacGCTTTTTCAGCTGTGATCGTGCTGCTGCTTTAAAactaaacatgatcttttcttaatGTTTTGAGCattaacctaaccacacgtttaccacattcattcattcattgattttccgtaaccgcttatcctattCAGggtcatgggggggggggggggggctggagccgaTCCCAGCCGACATTTGTacgccctggacaggtcaccagactgtcacaaggctgacacacaagccctttttaaacaggaactgCGCaaaaagcccaatcagtcttttttcagcattggcagtataaaaacaaaatcggggagtgcagcaaaatgccgcctacctacttttgtttatacagaatgtgcctttttcggggcaatggggggcgtgagcaagtaacaaaacgtgtagctcagcgtgtggcgtaaacagtgacgtgggagggaagccgcggctggtcagtccttcggtgattctctcgtaagtcggccctagctgctcgctaattcctgctatcagctgtttcttgtttatccaccgccagtggctcgcacgtgcagcgtcatcaacagctcctcccacaagtcttcaacagcccctcccgttgtggaaggccgcctctgtctttttaaactaaaagggttccgccaatatgtctacactacgaggaggaaaattgggcacctcggatcaactcgccaatctggctctgtgtgtccaaacgctcgcagcttgccggcaaaacggcccaacattcgtggaaaatttggcagtgtaaaaggggctacagagacagacaaccattcacactcacattcagaccgacggacaatttagagtcaccaatagAGCTCGTAAGTCACGCCCCTTCACAAAGCGCTCTGACACAAAACCTAACAGTATAAAACTTCTTCCTGCTAAATTGTAGCCTTCTTTGCacgaaaaaatatattaaaaattcacaaacaacatatgtgaaattcatggcacaattgaaatgggaccagaaaataattttcatctaGCCTATTGGAATACATTATGAGAAATCGATTTTTAAGGTCCCATGTACCGGAAACGGAAACACGCAACTTACGAgctcaattaacctgcatgtctttggactgtgggaggaagctggagcacctggaggaaacccacactgacacggggagaacatgcaaactccacacagaagggctcccccgcCCTGGGTtagaaccaggaaccctcttcctgtgaggcgacagtgctaaccactgcaccacagcattgttcaaatgtaaagttttattgtatctgctacataatgacGTACAAATGTGTCGCACGATGCCAACATTGTCCTGGTGATCGGGCTGTAAGAAACAGAAAACCCAACATAATAAGTGTATGTTTGCGTATCTTCCACTCATACATTCATAGTTTTGCTTTtacacacaatacaaaacattttaagtACTGACATCTTGACATTTAAAGGGCACAGGTTTGGTCTCGGAGTGGGGCACACTGTTAAATCAGGGTTCCTCTCCttggaaaaaaatgtgaatttatttGTGCAATTTATttgtatcatcatcatcatcatcatcatcatgaaaaTGCTTATTGTGCCTTCCATAATAAAGGAAGTTTAACAAAATCTCCTGGAGTCTCTGTTTCATTACTGAACAAACACTGCTAACTGATGAAGTCCTGAAGCTCTGAAGGAAAGAGATAGAAAAtattaataactttatttgtagagcaaATTTCGAGCTGAAGGTGAAGaaaataccaaacaaaagtgatACTAATAATTAAACACATAATGCAGGCTTACATATACACATGGCTACAAATACATACACTCACCCAGAGTAAGTCTATCAACATGTAAGTAAGCAGACGGTGGAGTGTTTAGTCATTGAAAATCATTATTATATCAAGAGCACTTTCCTTTAGCTCTTCAGCTTTGTATTAGCATCTTGAAGTGAGGTTAAGGCGTTTATAGTCACATGAACAGTTAGAAACAGGTTTCACTGGACAATGAAATTCTTCCTTTGCCTTCCACTCTGAAGGTTgttcataaaaataataaaactccaggtattaaaaaaatgtaactacaaaaATAAGGGAAAATATAAAAGACTTAACAAAAGCTATAGAAATGAAGAACATAATAAAATATTCAAAGAACACTGTACGATCTACAAATATGCAGCATCAATACAAATACACAGTGTATTGTatgtatacagtgtgtgtgtgtgtgggtgagtacaccacaaacacacctgtAAATGGAAATGAATGCATGAGTCAGAGAGTCAGCAAATGACTACGAGCGTTGCGCCCTCACCTGAGGTCAAGGGCACGAAACCAAGTGAATGTATACATGAATATGAAATGTTTACCTCTGTGTTCGTCACATGATGATGACAACAGGGCCAGCTGAGGGCACGTGGAGCACAAAGATATACAGGTATGTTCAGGTGGATAgatacggaagcgtattgcatgagtcatttttttatttttctgtttttaagttaagttaagagagcaatagaacaacagacgctttcattcctttcttgagagctcgatataatggaagcaaacatgacctgcttgtttagtttaatccagttttactttgttttgggtttgagacactgggagatcctcttgtctttaagtcatatagatggtgtCATCATTAGTTTGTCAACTTTATGCAGGCACCTTAAGACTTTGCGGTTGTTCAGACGAAAAGCCCATTCAGATCTGCTGGACATTGCAGTGTTTCTCCACAATCAGTTGGACACATATGGCAAGCTCCATGGATACAAGATGATGCATCTGAAATGCATTCAGGCTGGCTACGTGGTGACTCATAAGGTGCCTGCACAAAGTCAACAAACTAATGATGACACCATCTATATAACTTAAAGACAAGAGgatctcccagtgtctcaaacccaaaacaaagtcatgtttgcttccattatatcgagctctcaagaaaggaatgaaagcgtctgttgttctGTTGCTCTCT includes:
- the slc25a47a gene encoding solute carrier family 25 member 47-A; translation: MHIADFVSGSFAGACGVAVGYPLDTVKVRIQTQKQFTGIWQCFVATFSKEGVHGFFKGMSFPVTTISLTSSVVFGTYRNCLQCLSQARGAGFGPNTKLEIFLSGLAGGIAQTSVMSPGDIVKVRLQCQTESKRGGTNMPKPKYRGPVHCLLSIIKEEGFMGLYRGALPLMLRDGPSYATYFLTYATICEWLTDGSKKRPDWSGVMFAGGVAGIVGWTIGTPMDVIKARLQVDGARETRRYKGFFHCITETARVEGAGVFFKSLGINCLRAFPVNMVVFVTYEVLTGFLRDGPDSVDPPRMGFE